From a region of the Teredinibacter turnerae genome:
- a CDS encoding helix-turn-helix transcriptional regulator: MDKFDRFQVLHRVFTTRKRPVPLKVLAEKLECTEGSAKRLIHQLRDYWQAPLEYDSERRGWYYHPDTTFELPGLWLTAAELQSLTALLHLIDNIGEGMLGDELQVVERSIHKLIQARGIDPAAVARHIKYFAISKRQTHYQIFATVAESLLKKRQLTLLYQDYRNQKTARTVSPQTLVYYRENWHLDAWCHLRNGLRTFALSRIQRADPATTAAREVPASELASHFADSFGIFSGPANHQAKLRFYPEVARDLASQQWHPQQVGEWEGQNYLLTIPYNQDAELIMEILKYGNNVEVLAPATLRARVKEKLRAALQFY; encoded by the coding sequence ATGGATAAGTTCGACCGCTTTCAAGTGTTGCACCGAGTTTTCACAACCCGCAAACGCCCCGTTCCTCTCAAAGTTCTGGCCGAAAAGCTGGAATGTACCGAGGGCAGCGCCAAGCGGCTGATCCACCAGCTGCGCGATTACTGGCAGGCGCCGCTGGAATACGACAGCGAAAGGCGCGGCTGGTATTACCACCCCGACACCACCTTTGAACTGCCGGGGCTGTGGCTTACCGCAGCTGAATTGCAATCTCTCACCGCGCTGTTACACCTTATCGACAATATAGGCGAAGGTATGCTCGGCGATGAGCTGCAGGTGGTGGAGCGCAGCATTCACAAATTGATTCAAGCCCGCGGCATCGATCCCGCCGCTGTTGCCCGTCACATTAAATACTTTGCTATCAGCAAGCGCCAAACCCACTACCAAATATTTGCCACGGTGGCAGAGAGCCTGCTCAAAAAGCGCCAGCTCACATTGCTCTACCAAGACTACCGCAACCAAAAAACCGCCCGCACAGTAAGCCCGCAAACCCTGGTGTACTACCGGGAAAACTGGCACCTGGACGCCTGGTGCCACTTGCGTAATGGCCTGCGCACATTCGCGCTATCGCGCATTCAGCGCGCGGACCCGGCAACCACTGCCGCCAGAGAAGTGCCCGCCAGCGAACTCGCCTCACATTTTGCCGACAGCTTCGGCATCTTCTCCGGCCCCGCCAACCACCAGGCCAAACTCCGCTTTTACCCGGAGGTCGCCCGCGACCTTGCAAGCCAGCAATGGCACCCGCAGCAAGTGGGCGAATGGGAAGGCCAGAATTACCTGCTCACCATTCCCTACAACCAGGACGCCGAGCTGATTATGGAAATACTCAAATACGGCAATAACGTAGAAGTGCTCGCCCCAGCCACACTGCGCGCCCGGGTAAAAGAAAAATTGCGCGCTGCCTTGCAGTTTTATTAG
- a CDS encoding CRISPR-associated helicase/endonuclease Cas3, which produces MDYIAHIRTTGERQLLQTHLSEVGELAASFAEKVGLAEAGRLLGLLHDFGKYSNSFQAYIKSANADLDRDDADFVDPVAMKGKIDHSTAGTQFIWKLLLERYPAVGNVHCVAQILAICIASHHGGLINFLDQSGDNRFNIRLAKADDLTHYTECLENCGDAFREDIQSQVSDEFLRSSIRTLKSMYPANAKQTIAFFNLGFCTRFLFSCLVDADRINSIEFDNPKAKALRLKRKKQFSWDTAIERLEAYLSELGTTKCIDRTRARISLDCLNKAASPTGLFKLSVPTGGGKTLASLRFALQHAKLNNLDRVIYIIPYTSIIEQNAHVAREVLEHAGDEFSWVLEHHSNLEPELQTWESKLLSQNWDAPVVFTTMVQFLEALFGGGTRGARRIHQLARSVLIFDEIQTLPVRCMHLFCNAINFLTQSANTTAVMCTATQPLLDRLSKPELGQLEFSPGAELVEDPTALFASLNRVSVKNRCKQPGWTESEIVELVLDTYKKNTTCLVIVNTKAWAKRLFERCGEFLPADNMYHLSTNLCAAHREDIFKEVRMRLEAKRPTLCISTQLIEAGVDISFASVVRFLAGLDSIAQAAGRCNRNGELEDEPGNDEALGRVYIVNPEDENLGSLVDIQLGQAATRRVLGEGFSNLLSPEAIERYFFYYFSDRKDDMAYQLQEKSLDKSENIVRLLSTNHANMAYKQAPAKNLPQLQQSFADAAKHFKAIDAPTVGVITPYGEGEEIIKELCGLDRYTERDRMRELLARAQKFSISVYECQFKKMCDAGVVHEVQEALGVFYLTTGYDKENLGLDPESEVFSSAIA; this is translated from the coding sequence ATGGATTACATTGCACACATAAGGACAACTGGCGAACGCCAACTATTGCAAACGCACCTGAGTGAAGTGGGGGAACTTGCCGCAAGCTTCGCGGAAAAAGTGGGGTTGGCGGAGGCCGGCAGGCTCCTGGGGTTGTTGCACGACTTTGGCAAATACAGTAACAGCTTCCAGGCCTACATCAAGTCGGCAAACGCTGATTTGGATCGCGATGACGCGGATTTTGTCGATCCGGTAGCGATGAAGGGCAAGATAGACCACTCCACCGCAGGTACACAATTTATATGGAAGCTACTGCTAGAGCGCTACCCTGCTGTTGGTAATGTACATTGTGTAGCGCAAATTCTCGCAATATGTATCGCGTCTCATCACGGCGGGTTAATCAATTTTTTAGACCAGTCTGGGGATAACCGCTTTAACATCCGGCTCGCGAAAGCTGATGACCTTACCCACTACACAGAGTGTTTGGAGAATTGTGGTGACGCATTTCGAGAAGACATTCAGTCCCAGGTGAGCGACGAATTTTTAAGGTCTTCTATTCGAACGCTTAAATCTATGTACCCCGCCAATGCTAAACAAACCATCGCCTTTTTTAACTTGGGATTTTGCACTCGCTTTTTGTTTAGTTGCCTGGTGGATGCTGATCGCATAAACAGTATCGAATTCGATAACCCCAAGGCAAAGGCGCTGCGACTTAAGCGAAAAAAACAATTTTCCTGGGACACCGCCATAGAACGTCTGGAAGCTTATCTATCCGAGTTGGGTACGACCAAATGTATAGACCGCACACGCGCACGAATATCACTAGACTGCCTGAATAAAGCCGCTAGCCCCACGGGTTTGTTCAAACTTAGTGTGCCTACCGGCGGCGGTAAAACTCTGGCAAGCCTTCGTTTCGCGCTTCAACACGCCAAGTTAAATAATCTGGATCGCGTAATCTATATCATCCCATACACCTCGATCATTGAACAAAATGCACATGTCGCCAGAGAGGTCTTGGAGCACGCTGGTGATGAGTTCAGTTGGGTGCTTGAGCATCATTCAAACCTGGAGCCGGAGCTACAAACCTGGGAGTCGAAGTTGCTTTCTCAAAATTGGGATGCGCCGGTTGTCTTTACAACCATGGTTCAGTTTTTAGAGGCGCTATTTGGGGGCGGCACGCGAGGAGCCCGCAGGATTCACCAGTTGGCGAGGAGTGTGCTCATTTTTGATGAAATTCAGACGTTGCCGGTGCGATGTATGCATTTGTTTTGCAATGCAATTAATTTCCTGACCCAATCAGCTAACACCACTGCGGTCATGTGTACGGCTACGCAACCACTCTTGGATAGGCTATCCAAGCCGGAGTTGGGGCAGCTTGAATTTTCCCCGGGTGCAGAACTGGTTGAAGACCCCACCGCGCTGTTTGCATCGCTAAACAGGGTGTCGGTAAAAAACCGTTGTAAACAGCCGGGTTGGACGGAAAGTGAAATTGTTGAATTGGTGTTGGATACCTACAAAAAAAATACAACTTGCCTTGTGATCGTAAATACCAAGGCCTGGGCTAAGCGGCTGTTTGAGCGCTGCGGTGAGTTTCTGCCTGCGGATAATATGTATCACTTAAGTACCAACCTCTGTGCGGCTCACCGTGAGGATATTTTTAAGGAAGTCAGAATGCGGTTGGAGGCAAAGCGCCCTACCTTATGCATATCCACCCAACTAATTGAAGCCGGTGTCGATATTTCGTTTGCCAGTGTTGTCAGATTTCTTGCAGGTCTGGATAGCATCGCTCAGGCAGCGGGTCGCTGTAATCGCAATGGTGAGCTGGAAGACGAACCCGGAAATGATGAGGCCTTGGGACGTGTTTATATCGTCAATCCGGAGGACGAAAATCTGGGTTCACTCGTCGATATTCAACTCGGTCAGGCGGCTACTCGTCGAGTGCTTGGCGAAGGCTTTTCAAACCTATTATCGCCAGAGGCGATAGAGCGTTACTTTTTTTATTATTTCAGTGATCGCAAGGATGATATGGCGTATCAGCTCCAGGAAAAATCGCTGGATAAGTCCGAAAATATTGTGCGCTTGCTGTCAACCAATCACGCAAATATGGCCTATAAGCAGGCTCCAGCCAAAAACCTTCCGCAACTACAGCAATCGTTCGCCGATGCGGCAAAGCACTTTAAAGCCATCGACGCGCCGACAGTAGGGGTTATCACACCCTATGGCGAAGGTGAGGAAATTATAAAGGAGCTGTGCGGTTTAGATCGGTATACGGAGCGCGATCGAATGCGCGAACTGCTGGCGCGAGCGCAAAAGTTCTCGATTAGCGTGTACGAATGTCAATTTAAGAAAATGTGCGACGCCGGGGTTGTACACGAAGTTCAAGAAGCGCTTGGGGTTTTTTATCTGACTACAGGGTACGACAAGGAAAACCTGGGTTTAGACCCAGAAAGTGAGGTGTTCTCCTCTGCGATTGCTTAG
- the cas5c gene encoding type I-C CRISPR-associated protein Cas5c, producing the protein MEKNNSISFRLWGRYALFTDPVTKLGGEKLSYHLPTYEAIKGVLKSIYWKPTLIWHVDRVRVLKQFRTEAKSMKPLDWGGGNTLSIYTYLRDVEYQVEAHFEWNLHRPELEKDRIDGKHFSIAKRMLERGGRQDIFLGVRDCQAYVEPCEFGAGPGCFDELEQLDFGLMFHGFDYPDESGEPALYKRFWRPVMRHGVVEFPRPEVCEHREYVRPMSAKAFAEGNNLKGVVAEEALL; encoded by the coding sequence ATGGAAAAAAATAACAGTATTTCGTTTCGACTGTGGGGGCGTTATGCGCTTTTCACAGATCCAGTAACCAAGTTGGGTGGTGAAAAACTGAGCTATCACTTGCCAACCTATGAAGCGATCAAGGGAGTACTTAAATCGATCTACTGGAAGCCGACGCTTATTTGGCATGTTGACAGGGTGCGGGTGCTGAAGCAGTTTCGCACGGAAGCCAAATCGATGAAGCCGCTCGATTGGGGCGGGGGCAATACGCTCAGTATTTACACCTATTTGCGGGATGTCGAGTATCAGGTAGAGGCACATTTTGAATGGAACCTTCACCGACCGGAGCTGGAAAAAGACCGCATAGACGGCAAACATTTCTCGATAGCCAAACGCATGCTGGAACGGGGCGGTCGGCAGGATATTTTTCTGGGAGTACGGGATTGTCAGGCCTATGTAGAACCCTGTGAATTTGGCGCCGGGCCAGGTTGTTTTGATGAGCTGGAACAGCTCGATTTTGGGCTGATGTTCCACGGTTTCGATTACCCGGACGAATCCGGCGAGCCTGCGCTATACAAGCGTTTCTGGCGCCCGGTAATGCGGCATGGCGTAGTCGAATTTCCTCGCCCGGAGGTGTGTGAACACCGCGAATATGTTCGGCCTATGTCAGCGAAGGCATTTGCGGAGGGCAATAATTTGAAGGGCGTTGTTGCCGAGGAGGCTCTCCTATGA
- the cas8c gene encoding type I-C CRISPR-associated protein Cas8c/Csd1: MSWMAQLYQTYENCVDMDLPIEQRVMPICHTPQQVHIHVSIDDQANFISAEVLEKFSVVLPATESSASRSSGVAPHALADKLQYVAADFEHHSTGRKPFFSAYSQQLAAWCESEYAHPKVQLIYRYLTANNLIADLIKHGVCWVDENNKFLEAWDQDATGRDTVPPIFKVLTKTQGVIDQGNALVCWSVLLPGDPQNKTWEDESIRESWIRFDLSNAGESKFCYITGTNKPAGKNHPAKIRYGSDKAKLISSNDNSGFTYRGRFVDPQQAATVSFEVSQKAHNALRWLIDRQGSKGRNGEQIVLAWSTTGVPVPNPIVDPAEWGDELSPNGAEVSVADSEIPDYGRNFAFYPAQALKRKIQGFAEQLHINDSINILVLDSATPGRMAVSVYLNFLRDDYFESLENWQTHFCWWQRLSAEKQDKNRRLYHQRWRVEAPSIWKIAEATFGEAIKNNDKLKRAIVERLLPSILLNRNIPDDIYQRCIQRACQRSGKESWEWERDLGVACALFSGFHHPDRQIKPERQRTYTMALDTNYTSRDYLYGRLLAVGELIETWSNEAMRIPARTTHVSRLFQRFSDRPATTWLTIEKHLAPYRQRLKTRSWPNSKALEGTLDQILSLFDTTDFNSDAKLSGEFLLGYHCQRLALDEERAERRAKAKADKNIDTEDEEISTEGDAA; this comes from the coding sequence ATGAGCTGGATGGCGCAACTCTACCAAACCTACGAAAACTGTGTAGACATGGACTTGCCTATTGAGCAGCGTGTAATGCCTATCTGCCATACGCCGCAACAGGTGCATATTCATGTATCTATAGACGATCAAGCCAATTTCATTAGCGCAGAGGTTCTCGAAAAATTTTCCGTTGTTCTCCCCGCGACAGAAAGTTCGGCAAGCCGATCAAGTGGAGTAGCGCCGCACGCGCTAGCAGACAAACTGCAATATGTTGCTGCCGATTTCGAGCACCATTCTACGGGCAGAAAACCCTTTTTTTCCGCTTATAGTCAGCAGCTGGCCGCCTGGTGTGAGTCGGAGTATGCCCACCCCAAGGTTCAGCTAATCTACCGATACCTCACGGCCAACAATTTAATTGCCGACCTGATTAAACACGGTGTCTGCTGGGTAGACGAAAATAACAAATTCCTCGAGGCCTGGGATCAGGACGCTACTGGCAGAGATACGGTACCGCCAATATTTAAGGTACTCACCAAAACACAAGGTGTTATCGATCAGGGCAATGCGCTCGTTTGTTGGAGTGTTCTATTGCCGGGAGACCCACAGAATAAAACATGGGAGGATGAGTCCATTCGAGAATCGTGGATTCGTTTCGATTTAAGCAATGCAGGCGAATCTAAGTTTTGTTATATCACGGGAACGAATAAACCGGCTGGAAAAAATCACCCCGCAAAAATTCGCTACGGCAGTGATAAAGCGAAACTTATTTCCTCCAACGATAATAGTGGCTTCACTTATCGTGGCCGATTCGTCGATCCCCAGCAAGCAGCGACCGTGAGTTTTGAAGTCTCGCAAAAAGCCCATAATGCGTTGCGTTGGCTGATTGACCGGCAGGGCTCCAAAGGCCGCAACGGCGAGCAGATTGTTTTAGCCTGGTCTACCACTGGCGTACCTGTACCCAATCCAATTGTTGACCCAGCCGAGTGGGGTGATGAACTGAGCCCCAATGGCGCGGAGGTGAGCGTGGCCGATTCCGAGATCCCGGATTACGGCAGAAACTTCGCATTCTATCCGGCTCAGGCGCTCAAACGTAAAATACAGGGTTTTGCTGAGCAGTTACACATAAACGACAGCATTAACATTTTGGTATTGGACTCCGCCACACCCGGAAGAATGGCCGTTAGCGTCTATCTGAATTTTTTACGTGATGACTACTTTGAAAGCCTGGAAAACTGGCAAACCCATTTTTGCTGGTGGCAGCGGTTAAGCGCAGAAAAGCAGGATAAAAATCGCCGTTTGTATCATCAGCGGTGGCGGGTGGAAGCTCCCAGTATCTGGAAAATTGCGGAAGCGACTTTTGGTGAAGCGATTAAAAATAATGACAAGCTCAAGCGCGCGATTGTAGAGCGACTTCTACCCAGTATTCTGCTTAACCGCAATATTCCCGATGACATCTATCAGCGTTGTATCCAGCGTGCCTGCCAACGCAGTGGCAAAGAGTCGTGGGAATGGGAGCGGGATTTGGGTGTGGCCTGCGCGTTGTTCAGCGGGTTTCATCATCCAGACAGACAAATTAAACCAGAGCGACAGAGGACGTACACAATGGCGTTAGATACTAACTACACATCGAGAGATTATCTTTATGGGCGGCTGCTAGCTGTCGGGGAGCTGATAGAAACCTGGTCGAACGAGGCAATGCGTATACCCGCGCGAACTACGCATGTTAGCCGCTTGTTTCAGAGGTTTTCAGACCGGCCTGCTACTACCTGGTTAACCATAGAAAAACACCTTGCTCCTTACCGTCAGAGGTTAAAAACCCGTTCGTGGCCAAATAGTAAAGCATTGGAGGGCACGCTCGATCAGATATTGAGCTTGTTCGATACAACGGACTTTAATTCGGACGCTAAGCTCAGTGGAGAATTCCTGCTCGGCTATCACTGTCAGCGCCTGGCGCTGGATGAAGAGAGAGCGGAACGTCGAGCAAAGGCAAAAGCAGACAAAAATATTGACACTGAAGACGAAGAAATATCGACAGAAGGAGATGCAGCATGA
- the cas7c gene encoding type I-C CRISPR-associated protein Cas7/Csd2 encodes MSSLTKKIDFAIVVRVKNANPNGDPLNGNRPRIDYDGFGEISDVCLKRKMRDRLLDAGQTVFVQSDQKNVDGMKSLRERAESEEFGLGKAVLDSKKTPVDKAAQLACEKWFDVRAFGQLFAYRSVGKDGVSIPVRGPVTVQSAYSLAPIGITSIQITKSVSGEGDGSKKSSDTMGMKHRVDNAVYVAYGAMSPQLAERTGFTDADAAILKELLPKLFEGDASSARPEGSMAVEQVVWWEHSSKQGQYSSAKVHGSFSPNSDGELSITPLPGLEPEILQGF; translated from the coding sequence ATGAGTTCACTGACTAAGAAAATTGATTTCGCTATTGTTGTTCGCGTTAAAAATGCCAATCCCAATGGCGACCCGTTGAACGGCAATCGACCACGCATTGATTACGATGGCTTTGGCGAGATTTCCGATGTGTGTTTGAAGCGCAAAATGCGCGATCGTTTACTCGATGCAGGTCAAACCGTATTTGTGCAATCAGATCAAAAAAATGTGGATGGTATGAAAAGCCTGAGGGAGCGCGCGGAATCCGAAGAATTTGGCCTGGGTAAAGCCGTGTTGGATTCCAAGAAAACGCCTGTCGATAAAGCGGCGCAGTTGGCCTGTGAAAAATGGTTCGACGTTCGTGCATTTGGGCAATTGTTTGCGTATAGATCCGTAGGTAAAGACGGTGTTTCCATTCCTGTTCGGGGCCCGGTAACTGTGCAGTCCGCTTATAGCTTGGCACCGATTGGCATCACCAGTATTCAAATCACCAAGAGCGTAAGTGGGGAAGGCGACGGTAGCAAGAAAAGTTCCGATACCATGGGCATGAAACACCGTGTGGATAACGCCGTGTATGTGGCTTATGGAGCGATGTCACCGCAGCTGGCGGAACGCACAGGCTTCACTGACGCAGACGCCGCCATACTAAAAGAACTCCTCCCCAAGTTATTTGAGGGCGATGCATCATCGGCCAGGCCAGAAGGCAGTATGGCGGTAGAGCAGGTTGTTTGGTGGGAACACAGCAGTAAGCAAGGTCAGTATTCATCTGCAAAAGTACACGGTTCCTTTTCTCCAAACTCAGACGGCGAGTTGAGTATCACTCCGCTGCCGGGTCTGGAGCCGGAAATTCTCCAAGGGTTCTAA
- the cas4 gene encoding CRISPR-associated protein Cas4: MDSTKKLIPLAALQHYAFCPRQCALIHNHQLWAENWHTAKGQLLHERVDRGEPETRKDIRFERSVSVHAPSLRLTGKLDLLEINSVENTLIPVEYKKGKSKVDDCDRIQVCAQAMCLEEMLGVEISDGAIWYWQTKRREKIELTEKFRKRTRGVIAAVGELFDNESLPKAVFMRACNNCSLLDLCEPKVSQADRSVGYMEAIFKDDYEKTTK, encoded by the coding sequence ATGGATAGTACTAAAAAGCTGATTCCTCTTGCCGCGCTACAACACTATGCTTTTTGCCCCCGGCAGTGCGCGTTGATTCACAACCATCAATTGTGGGCAGAAAACTGGCACACTGCGAAGGGCCAACTGTTGCACGAGCGGGTTGATCGTGGAGAACCGGAAACGCGAAAAGATATTCGCTTTGAGAGAAGTGTGTCGGTACACGCGCCTTCCCTAAGGCTCACGGGGAAGCTAGACCTGCTGGAAATAAATAGCGTGGAAAACACCCTGATACCTGTGGAGTATAAAAAGGGCAAGAGTAAAGTCGACGATTGTGATCGCATACAGGTTTGCGCTCAGGCAATGTGTCTGGAAGAAATGCTGGGTGTCGAGATAAGCGATGGCGCTATTTGGTACTGGCAAACCAAACGTCGTGAAAAAATTGAATTAACAGAAAAATTTAGAAAGCGAACGCGAGGCGTGATAGCGGCTGTCGGCGAATTATTTGATAACGAAAGCTTGCCTAAAGCAGTGTTTATGCGCGCTTGTAACAACTGCTCTTTGCTTGATCTCTGCGAGCCGAAAGTTTCACAAGCAGACAGAAGCGTTGGCTATATGGAAGCTATTTTCAAGGACGATTATGAAAAAACTACAAAATAG
- the cas1c gene encoding type I-C CRISPR-associated endonuclease Cas1c, with amino-acid sequence MKKLQNSLFITRQKSYVHKQRETIVVEQESEKILQIPIHAIKSIFCFGNVMVSPFLLGFCAENGVGLAFFTEYGRFLARIQGPQSGNVLLRRIQYEKTKSAPLDVARAIIAAKIVSSRSVLQRHIRNYGSQDDVVKVIGRLKHNLEQARVDPSLDRLRGTEGVAAANYFSVFQHLVRVENDAGFAFNGRNKRPPTDPINAMLSFLYSVLGNDISAALQGVGLDPQVGFLHTDRPGRDSLAMDLLEELRAWWVDRLVLTQVNRREIKARDFSQAVSGAVTMSEAARKALLKAYQEKKHEEVEHPYTKEKLPIGLIPHMQAMLLASHLRGDLECYPPFVYR; translated from the coding sequence ATGAAAAAACTACAAAATAGTTTATTTATCACTCGCCAGAAGAGTTATGTTCACAAACAGCGTGAAACCATTGTCGTTGAACAGGAAAGCGAAAAAATTCTCCAGATACCGATTCATGCGATTAAAAGCATTTTCTGTTTTGGCAATGTCATGGTCTCGCCCTTTTTACTGGGCTTCTGTGCGGAAAACGGGGTCGGTTTGGCTTTTTTTACCGAATACGGACGATTCTTGGCTCGCATTCAGGGGCCGCAGAGCGGAAATGTGCTGTTGCGAAGAATTCAGTATGAGAAAACAAAATCCGCTCCACTAGATGTGGCGCGAGCAATAATTGCCGCAAAAATTGTCAGCAGTCGCTCGGTGTTGCAGCGGCATATACGCAACTATGGTTCGCAGGATGATGTTGTGAAAGTCATCGGCCGGTTAAAACACAATTTGGAGCAGGCACGTGTTGACCCATCACTAGATCGGTTGAGGGGCACAGAGGGTGTTGCGGCAGCGAACTATTTTTCGGTATTTCAGCATCTCGTTCGCGTAGAAAACGATGCGGGCTTCGCTTTTAACGGACGGAATAAACGTCCTCCCACAGACCCAATTAACGCCATGCTGTCTTTTTTGTACAGTGTACTGGGTAACGATATATCTGCAGCGCTCCAAGGCGTGGGGCTCGATCCTCAGGTCGGCTTTCTGCATACAGACCGGCCGGGTAGAGACAGCCTTGCAATGGACTTGCTCGAAGAGCTGCGGGCCTGGTGGGTAGATAGGTTGGTTTTAACACAGGTAAACCGGCGTGAAATAAAAGCGCGTGACTTTTCCCAGGCCGTAAGTGGAGCGGTAACCATGAGCGAAGCTGCGCGAAAAGCGTTACTCAAGGCTTACCAAGAAAAAAAGCATGAGGAGGTAGAACATCCCTACACAAAAGAAAAACTGCCTATTGGGCTTATTCCCCATATGCAGGCAATGTTACTCGCCAGCCACCTGCGGGGAGATTTGGAATGCTATCCCCCTTTTGTCTATCGTTAA
- the cas2 gene encoding CRISPR-associated endonuclease Cas2, with product MMVLITYDVSTEGNNSQKRLRQIANACLDCGVRVQYSVFECEVTPDRWVQLQAQLFDIYDPSVDSLRFYKLGKNWRDRVEHHGAKPALDIYQDTLIL from the coding sequence ATGATGGTTCTTATTACATATGATGTGAGTACGGAAGGGAATAATTCTCAGAAAAGATTGCGTCAAATTGCAAATGCGTGCCTGGATTGCGGGGTGCGGGTGCAATACTCGGTTTTTGAGTGCGAGGTAACCCCCGACCGCTGGGTACAGCTACAAGCGCAATTGTTTGACATTTACGACCCATCGGTGGATAGCTTGCGGTTCTACAAGTTAGGCAAAAATTGGCGGGACAGGGTAGAGCACCACGGAGCAAAGCCAGCGCTGGATATATATCAGGACACGCTGATTCTATAA
- a CDS encoding spondin domain-containing protein produces MKLTTLAKIGVLASAPIWLVACGGDDDNNGPSAPSPSPSPSPTPAPDVTVSYQIEVTNLTQAQPLAPYAALLHRQNYRGWHIGEPASEGLEMLAEAGAPAEFIDEATSAMSSAAGDGPVMPGNSVSFEISTTMSSSDYAMHNWQLTLASMAGNTNDAFAGVTGLHIASLAMGETMVQLVPIYDAGTEANTETASTVPGPAGGGEGFNEMRDDIMDQVTMHPGVVTSADGYADSTLNQAHRFDQYPMMIKITRM; encoded by the coding sequence ATGAAATTAACTACCTTAGCGAAAATAGGTGTGCTCGCATCCGCACCCATATGGCTGGTTGCCTGCGGCGGTGACGATGACAACAACGGCCCATCAGCCCCGTCGCCTTCACCTTCACCGTCACCCACGCCTGCACCCGATGTTACAGTGAGCTACCAGATCGAGGTGACCAACCTCACCCAGGCGCAGCCGTTAGCGCCCTACGCCGCCCTATTGCACAGGCAGAACTATCGCGGTTGGCACATTGGTGAGCCTGCATCCGAAGGCCTGGAAATGCTGGCCGAAGCCGGAGCCCCTGCCGAATTTATTGACGAAGCAACCTCCGCCATGAGCAGCGCCGCAGGCGATGGCCCGGTTATGCCCGGCAATAGCGTAAGCTTCGAAATCAGCACCACCATGAGCAGCAGCGACTACGCCATGCACAACTGGCAATTAACCCTGGCCTCCATGGCGGGCAATACCAACGATGCATTCGCTGGCGTGACCGGGTTGCATATCGCCAGCCTGGCAATGGGCGAAACCATGGTGCAGTTGGTGCCGATTTACGATGCGGGCACCGAAGCCAATACCGAAACCGCAAGCACCGTTCCCGGGCCCGCTGGTGGTGGCGAAGGGTTTAATGAAATGCGAGACGACATTATGGACCAGGTCACCATGCACCCCGGTGTAGTCACCTCCGCAGACGGCTACGCCGATTCCACCCTCAACCAAGCGCACCGCTTCGACCAATACCCGATGATGATTAAAATCACGCGAATGTAA
- a CDS encoding spondin domain-containing protein — protein MKIKSLLLSSSLLLAATSQAATLDVSVTNLTHGVYFAPLLISAHDSSTHFYALGSAASTELQAMAEGGDISGLATYATGMGAVNMENPASGMLPPATTTDAMDIDTGDNMYLSIVGMMVPTNDGFIGLDAWPIPTTTGTYTLYLNGYDAGTEANNEIVVGPSAGMPGTPGIPGNPGGQGGAGATGVTAEELNPTVHIHRGNLGDTMADGGMSDLDSRVHRWLNPVAKVVITVK, from the coding sequence ATGAAAATAAAATCGTTATTACTCAGTTCTTCTCTGCTTCTTGCAGCCACCAGCCAGGCGGCGACGCTGGATGTCTCCGTGACCAACCTTACCCACGGTGTTTACTTCGCACCCTTGCTTATTAGTGCCCACGATAGCAGTACCCATTTTTACGCACTGGGTAGCGCGGCATCCACCGAACTGCAGGCGATGGCCGAAGGTGGTGATATCTCCGGCCTGGCAACCTACGCTACCGGCATGGGCGCTGTAAATATGGAAAACCCCGCCAGCGGCATGTTGCCACCGGCCACCACCACAGACGCAATGGATATCGATACCGGCGACAATATGTACCTGTCTATCGTCGGCATGATGGTGCCCACCAACGACGGCTTTATCGGCCTCGACGCCTGGCCCATTCCCACCACCACCGGCACATACACGCTTTACTTGAATGGCTACGATGCGGGTACCGAAGCCAATAACGAAATCGTCGTCGGCCCAAGCGCGGGCATGCCCGGCACCCCCGGTATTCCCGGTAACCCTGGCGGCCAGGGCGGTGCAGGCGCAACCGGCGTTACTGCCGAAGAGCTGAACCCGACAGTGCATATTCACCGGGGCAACCTGGGGGATACCATGGCAGATGGCGGCATGAGTGACCTGGATTCCCGTGTTCACCGCTGGTTAAACCCGGTCGCCAAAGTTGTAATCACAGTTAAGTAA